In a genomic window of Fusarium oxysporum f. sp. lycopersici 4287 supercont2.52 genomic scaffold, whole genome shotgun sequence:
- a CDS encoding uncharacterized protein (At least one base has a quality score < 10) — translation MHWAHATSTDSVHWREQPVALYPAKVSNSSDDSGRFTGSAVVDKKKNELRLILTDYINLAYHPDAVQESVVTATSKDGVRFNLSKKPIISGPPKGEDPFFRDPKVFRDPTDNNWKMAVGATNGKSGQVQLYESDDLVSWSHVGILYTGDGSTGKLWECPNFFPLGDKWVLFYGGNGLGWYETGTYNGTTFTSEKRGLVDEGPASYAMQWYKDESGRDLAITWMANWPSPKWPSRVNGWAGQQSITRELFIRKDGGLGQRPIAELKSLASGPAKKFGATKVTSEGFHVGSSKSARLTLVADLASSDATSFTVSVFESAGESVLLTFDKGAGSLTLDTTNAGYGQAGKWKAFVANADDKKFNLDIFLDRSVLEIFAGDGTVFSATVFPRYQESQDISVVANGGALAVESIALTPLGSSWC, via the coding sequence ATGCATTGGGCCCATGCCACGAGTACTGATTCGGTTCACTGGCGTGAGCAGCCTGTTGCATTGTACCCGGCCAAAGTGAGCAACTCTAGTGACGATTCTGGCCGCTTTACTGGGAGTGCAGTCgtcgacaagaagaagaacgagtTGCGGCTTATTTTGACTGACTACATCAACCTTGCCTACCACCCTGACGCAGTTCAGGAAAGTGTAGTCACGGCTACGAGCAAAGATGGGGTCAGGTTCAATCTGTCCAAGAAACCGATCATTTCCGGCCCTCCAAAAGGAGAAGATCCCTTCTTCCGAGACCCCAAGGTCTTTCGTGACCCAACCGACAACAACTGGAAAATGGCTGTTGGCGCCACCAACGGCAAGAGTGGCCAAGTACAGCTGTACGAATCCGATGACCTCGTGTCTTGGTCCCATGTCGGTATTCTCTATACTGGCGACGGCAGCACTGGAAAACTATGGGAGTGTCCCAACTTCTTCCCACTGGGCGACAAATGGGTTCTCTTTTATGGCGGAAATGGACTCGGTTGGTACGAGACTGGCACGTATAATGGAACGACGTTCACAAGCGAAAAGCGCGGACTGGTTGATGAGGGCCCTGCTAGTTACGCTATGCAGTGGTACAAGGATGAGTCAGGCCGCGATCTGGCGATTACCTGGATGGCAAATTGGCCTAGTCCCAAGTGGCCCAGTCGTGTGAACGGATGGGCTGGGCAACAATCCATTACACGCGAGCTATTTATCCGCAAAGATGGTGGTTTGGGTCAACGTCCAATTGCGGAGCTGAAGAGTCTTGCATCTGGCCCGGCCAAGAAATTTGGAGCTACGAAGGTTACATCAGAAGGTTTCCATGTCGGAAGCTCCAAAAGCGCTAGACTCACCCTTGTCGCCGATCTCGCTTCGTCGGATGCCACATCCTTTACCGTCTCAGTCTTTGAGTCTGCCGGTGAATCCGTACTGCTGACATTCGATAAAGGCGCTGGAAGTCTCACCCTTGACACTACTAATGCTGGCTATGGCCAGGCAGGAAAGTGGAAAGCCTTTGTTGCTAATGCGGACGACAAGAAGTTCAACTTGGATATCTTTCTTGATAGATCTGTTCTTGAGATTTTCGCAGGTGATGGAACCGTGTTTTCGGCCACTGTCTTTCCTAGGTATCAGGAGTCGCAGGATATTAGCGTAGTTGCGAATGGAGGTGCTTTGGCAGTGGAGTCGATTGCGCTTACGCCACTCGGCTCTAGCTGGTGTTGA
- a CDS encoding uncharacterized protein (At least one base has a quality score < 10), whose translation MMRLLDLDLELARWLINRERAIAGYPALVGATPGFSTSRLLMMQSHRLTADLASFSEHVHTWYPLFSVEFSDIFFYTIGNVGSSPVNSCLAILVLAIGCMAGNGNAAVPLDRRPELVYIHEATSFLQNVFLEHSIPALQCLVLFAIYHLHLLQPCQAHDYILAASSRVQNMLRSRQYPPNSDSGELLGRAYWTILLIESELLIQLDLPQSGIWAFNDSVPLPSASTVWRFPLHPTQTDTATLRSSSHFSSIPSNAPADNTLVYFVAEIAMRRMLQRCTTSVRRSAAGGLRYAPVIATELELHLHEWYDYLPPLLRFPKSLDNRDHGALHPNAQFLQAQFFACKASIYWPAVYQSIELGEISDELSQYCAKYFKAYITFISAAASTLKSCRVNSWTLATSIFIITMAALRAIILPSFDKEFNSDELRNSFTRAIQVFTDISPHSPSLAALRHILDERVAVMRKETAGHSDHSILSYRKRGSSNGNSRKNCHTIP comes from the exons CATGATGCGCTTGCTcgatcttgaccttgaatTAGCAAGATGGCTTATCAACAGGGAGCGGGCTATCGCAGGGTATCCGGCGTTGGTTGGTGCGACACCTGGTTTCAGTACGTCGAGGTTGTTAATGATGCAGTCTCACCGACTGACCGCCGACTTGGCCAGTTTCTCTGAGCATGTCCATACATGGTATCCTCTCTTCTCTGTCGAGTTCTCTGACATATTCTTCTATACTATTGGCAACGTGGGCAGCTCGCCTGTCAATTCATGTCTCGCCATTCTAGTTCTCGCCATAGGTTGCATGGCGGGTAATGGCAATGCTGCTGTTCCTCTCGATAGGAGACCGGAACTTGTGTACATTCACGAGGCCACATCATTCCTCCAAAACGTCTTCTTGGAACATTCTATTCCCGCTCTACAATGCCTCGTTCTCTTTGCGATATACCATttgcatcttcttcagccatgCCAGGCACACGATTACATTCTCGCGGCCTCGTCCCGTGTACAAAATATGCTGCGGAGTCGTCAGTACCCCCCAAACTCTGATTCAGGAGAACTCCTCGGCCGTGCTTACTGGACCATCCTCCTCATTGAGAGCGAACTTCTGATCCAACTTGACCTACCTCAAAGCGGGATCTGGGCCTTTAATGACTCTGTTCCTCTGCCATCAGCCAGCACGGTATGGCGTTTCCCGCTCCACCCAACCCAGACAGATACGGCTACTCTTCGATCATCGTCACACTTCTCATCGATACCGAGCAACGCTCCTGCTGATAACACTCTTGTGTACTTTGTTGCTGAAATAGCAATGCGCCGTATGCTTCAGCGCTGTACTACATCTGTGAGGAGGTCTGCCGCCGGGGGTCTACGATACGCCCCAGTTATTGCGACTGAGCTAGAGTTGCATCTTCACGAGTGGTACGATTACCTTCCACCACTATTACGATTTCCCAAAAGCCTGGATAATAGGGATCATGGAGCTTTACATCCGAACGCACAATTTTTACAAGCTCAGTTCTTCGCCTGTAAAGCCTCCATCTACTGGCCCGCCGTGTACCAATCcattgagcttggcgagatTAGCGATGAGTTATCCCAGTACTGTGCCAAATATTTCAAAGCTTACATCACATTCATCTCTGCGGCTGCATCCACTTTGAAGAGCTGCCGGGTCAATAGTTGGACCTTAGCTACAAG TATCTTTATCATAACCATGGCGGCCCTGAGAGCAATAATACTTCCATCTTTCGATAAAGAGTTCAACAGTGATGAGCTACGCAACAGCTTTACTCGAGCCATTCAAGTCTTTACAGATATAAGCCCTCATAGCCCTTCATTGGCTGCTTTAAGGCATATATTGGACGAACGTGTGGCTGTTATGCGAAAAGAGACTGCTGGTCACAGTGATCATTCAATACTGAGCTACAGAAAAAGGGGATCGAGCAATGGCAACTCACGGAAAAATTGTCATACCATACCATAG
- a CDS encoding uncharacterized protein (At least one base has a quality score < 10) translates to MTLIHGVDYSVVDPDNKWKILRSQSRFALWALLISTGVVMQGFDIVAGGQLAALPEFREKFGVLKSDGTYLIPAHYLSAWNSIAPATEIVATFIFAPLLERFGRKWGILAASIISVAGVLLQQLAPDWRMHLAGRGVNGIAIGMMFTISPLWIGETCRPELRGFFLCFFNTSIVFGQFAIVIVSQGSSHISGKWQWWLPVVAMYIFPLILTISWPFFPESPYWLIRRGRVGDAKKALRRIYGFNDTEYYDIEVRRIEEEIRLTNDLHGNVDNTPPKRILGINVQAETECFNKLNRKRTFTAIFAASAQQMIGATFVIGYATYFLELIGVKDYFGASIALYVVMLVASTAAFPLTEIFGRRFLIVGPQFVLCLMLLIMGILGCIPDTKRASWGIVGMLYVWALIYQLSIGATGFVLASEIATMRLRAATQGFITITNSVWGLIMQFTVPYMINPDAGDLGGKVGFIFLATGLIAGFGGWWLFPETKGLSFEKMDELYAMNVPPRKFKETVARSDGLETVLTDTKTSKGVVIVERA, encoded by the exons ATGACCCTAATTCATGG AGTGGATTATTCCGTTGTCGATCCAGACAACAAATGGAAGATCCTTAGGTCGCAGTCGCGGTTTGCCCTTTGGG CTCTGCTGATCTCGACTGGCGTTGTCATGCAAGGGTTTGACATCGTGGCCGGTGGTCAGCTCGCTGCTTTGCCTGAATTTAGGGAAAAGTTCGGAGTGCTCAAGTCGGACGGTACCTACCTCATTCCGGCTCACTATCTCTCCGCCTGGAACTCCATCGCCCCCGCTACCGAAATCGTCGCTACCTTTATCTTTGCGCCGTTACTCGAACGGTTCGGTCGAAAATGGGGCATTTTGGCAGCATCTATCATCTCAGTTGCTGGGgtccttctccaacaactTGCTCCAGACTGGAGGATGCATCTGGCAGGACGGGGTGTCAACGGTATCGCGATCGGTATGATGTTCACCATCTCGCCTCTATGGATTGGCGAGACTTGCCGTCCCGAGCTCCGTGGCTTCTTTCTGTGCTTCTTCAATACTAGTATCGTCTTCGGCCAGTTTGCTATCGTCATTGTAAGCCAGGGGAGCAGTCACATTTCTGGCAAATGGCAATGGTGGCTTCCTGTCGTGGCTATGTACATTTTCCCTC TCATCTTAACCATATCCTGGCCTTTCTTCCCCGAGTCCCCCTATTGGCTTATCAGACGTGGCCGAGTAGGCGATGCTAAGAAAGCACTCCGCCGTATATATGGTTTCAACGATACCGAATACTACGATATAGAAGTCAGACGCATCGAGGAAGAAATTCGACTCACCAACGACCTGCATGGTAACGTTGACAACACACCTCCAAAGAGAATCTTGGGCATCAACGTACAAGCGGAAACAGAATGCTTCAACAAACTTAACCGCAAGCGTACTTTTACTGCTATTTTTGCTGCCTCAGCCCAACAAATGATTGGAGCAACCTTTGTAATCGGCTACGCTACATACTTCCTTGAACTCATCGGCGTCAAAGACTATTTTGGCGCCTCGATCGCTTTATATGTTGTTATGCTTGTCGCTAGCACTGCCGCGTTTCCCCTCACAGAGATATTTGGTCGTCGATTTCTCATTGTCGGTCCCCAGTTCGTACTCTGCTTGATGCTACTGATCATGGGAATCCTGGGATGCATTCCCGATACGAAAAGGGCAAGCTGGGGCATCGTGGGCATGCTGTATGTTTGGGCGCTGATCTATCAGCTCTCCATCGGCGCCACGGGATTTGTCCTGGCGTCGGAAATTGCAACCATGCGGCTCAGAGCGGCGACCCAAggcttcatcaccatcactaACTCGGTATGGGGTCTGATCATGCAGTTTACAGTCCCGTATATGATTAATCCCGACGCCGGAGACCTGGGCGGAAAGGTCGGGTTTATATTCTTGGCTACTGGATTGATCGCCGGTTTCGGCGGCTGGTGGTTGTTCCCCGAAACCAAAGGTCTTTCATTTGAGAAGATGGACGAGCTTTATGCAATGAACGTCCCTCCTAGGAAGTTTAAAGAGACTGTTGCAAGGTCTGATGGTCTAGAGACTGTTTTGACTGATACAAAGACATCTAAAGGCGTAGTTATAGTAGAGAGAGCTTAG
- a CDS encoding uncharacterized protein (At least one base has a quality score < 10) — protein sequence MANPISSLQGGILNNVAKLKTARTARVSSWDHSGLNEDAWVIQPGETAVLADLEGPGTITHLWFVQTCRRIVGPGLIPYSKSGVAMMEVHNALGLNYEVSDPDYYRKVIIKMYWDDSETPNVLAPIGDFFCLGHSMAANFQSLPFTVSVKPSEEKKFGGAAAFNCYLPMPFNKRARIEIENQNDEAYFQYFYIDYELFPEPLSKDTLFFHSHWRRENPTNGWAPESIQTNSLETQVPNLDGKGNYVILETEGAGQYIGCNHSVAHFQGTWWGEGDDMIFIDDDTWPPSMHGTGGEDYFTQGWGMQKNAYPFCGTIIHEEDVPNHQVSYRWHLADPVRFSKKIRVTMESGHANHLRDDWSTTAYWYQTLPGPKLSIQPVEERIPRKPDFPAGKRPEPPNTESLDPKRKAMIQQHQDRMEAFVQDRNQWLERRAKATQERSKKNIEHAKDIRTRFYESVKGDNM from the coding sequence atggccaatCCCATTTCCTCTCTCCAAGGTGGCATCCTTAACAATGTTGCAAAGTTGAAAACGGCGCGCACTGCCCGTGTTTCCAGCTGGGATCACAGTGGTCTCAACGAAGATGCTTGGGTCATTCAGCCAGGTGAGACGGCTGTCTTGGCAGACCTCGAGGGCCCTGGTACTATCACCCACTTGTGGTTTGTCCAGACTTGCCGCCGCATCGTGGGACCTGGTCTCATCCCATACTCCAAGTCGGGtgttgccatgatggaggtGCACAACGCTCTCGGCCTCAACTATGAAGTCAGTGATCCGGATTACTACCGGAAAGTTATTATCAAGATGTACTGGGACGATTCCGAGACCCCAAACGTCCTAGCCCCCATCGGCGATTTCTTCTGCCTTGGCCACTCCATGGCAGCCAACTTCCAATCACTCCCCTTCACGGTTTCTGTCAAGCCGtctgaagaaaagaagtttggtggtgctgctgctttcAACTGTTATCTGCCAATGCCCTTCAATAAGCGGGCTCGCATCGAAATCGAGAATCAGAACGATGAGGCCTACTTCCAATACTTCTATATAGACTACGAGCTTTTCCCCGAGCCTCTGAGTAAGGATACACTCTTCTTTCATTCACACTGGCGACGTGAGAATCCTACCAACGGCTGGGCTCCGGAAAGCATTCAGACCAACAGCCTGGAGACTCAGGTTCCGAATCTTGACGGCAAAGGCAACTATGTCATCCTGGAGACGGAGGGTGCTGGGCAATACATAGGCTGCAACCACAGTGTTGCCCACTTCCAGGGAACCTGGTGGGGTGAGGGCGACGACATGATCTTCATCGACGACGACACCTGGCCCCCGTCGATGCACGGTACTGGCGGCGAAGACTATTTCACCCAAGGCTGGGGCATGCAGAAGAATGCTTACCCTTTCTGTGGCACTATAATCCACGAGGAGGATGTTCCCAACCACCAGGTCAGCTATCGATGGCACCTTGCGGATCCCGTCCGTTTCAGCAAGAAGATTCGTGTCACAATGGAGTCTGGGCACGCGAACCATCTTCGGGATGACTGGTCTACGACCGCGTACTGGTACCAGACTTTACCAGGACCCAAGCTATCTATTCAGCCAGTGGAAGAGCGAATCCCCCGCAAGCCAGACTTTCCAGCTGGCAAGCGTCCGGAACCGCCCAACACGGAATCTCTGGACCCCAAGAGAAAGGCTATGATTCAGCAACACCAGGACCGAATGGAGGCTTTTGTGCAAGACAGGAACCAGTGGCTTGAAAGAAGGGCCAAGGCTACTCAGGAACGTTCAAAGAAGAACATCGAGCATGCAAAGGACATTCGCACACGCTTCTATGAAAGTGTTAAAGGGGATAATATGTAA
- a CDS encoding MFS transporter, PHS family, inorganic phosphate transporter produces MAKEEARVPPAAVAKTAGGNSAFRNVHNDFAHIADPNERRRLALAEIDRAPFGWYHVRACVVAGIGFFTDSYDIFCVSMLTIMLGIVYSPATGKLPTSSDNAIKLSTSAGTVVGQLVFGMLADIVGRKRMYGLELIIIIFATLAQALSGGSPSTSIIGIIIFWRVIMGVGIGGDYPLSSIITSEFATTKWRGAMMAAVFAMQGFGQLCSALVMMFLTLGFKSDLEGASNISSCTGSCQVAVDQMWRILVGFGGVPACIALYYRLTIPETPRYTFDVARDVEKADGDVKAYMSGRHEGETDEVARAQVHQGARENLQVPQAGWRDFFHHYGKLKNFLLLLGTAGSWFCLDVAFYGLSLNNGTILTVIGYSTKNAHNVYEYLYNTAVGNIIIVLAGAVPGYWVSVATIDTLGRKPIQLGGFIILTILFIVMGFDYNHISSSGLLAIYVLAQFFFNFGPNTTTFVVPGEVFPTRYRSTSHGISAASGKIGSIIGQGAISTLRTHGATKNDEAPWMNHVLEIYALFMLIGCFTTLLIPETARKTLEELSGEDDYANRHESVENESHNGPPERSSI; encoded by the exons ATGGCTAAGGAAGAGGCGCGTGTCCCCCCGGCCGCTGTCGCCAAAACCGCTGGCGGCAACAGTGCTTTCCGCAACGTCCATAACGACTTTGCTCATATCGCTGACCCCAACGAGCGTCGTCGTCTTGCCCTCGCCGAGATTGACAGGGCTCCTTTTGGCTGGTATCATGTTCGAGCCTGTGTTGTCGCCGGTATCGGCTTCTTTACCGACTCTTATGATATCTTCTGCGTCTCCATGCTAACTATTATGCTTGGCATCGTCTACTCTCCCGCCACGGGTAAGCTTCCTACCAGTTCAGACAACGCCATCAAGCTGTCAACTTCAGCTGGCACTGTTGTTGGTCAGCTGGTCTTCGGTATGCTGGCTGATATCGTCGGCCGAAAACGCATGTATGGCCTAGAACTTATCATCATTATCTTCGCTACCCTTGCTCAGGCCCTGAGTGGTGGCTCTCCATCAACATCTATTATCGGAATTATCATCTTCTGGCGCGTCATCATGGGCGTTGGCATTGGTGGCGACTACCCTCTTTCTTCTATTATTACTTCTGA ATTCGCGACTACCAAATGGCGAGGAGCTATGATGGCTGCTGTCTTTGCCATGCAGGGCTTTGGCCAGCTTTGCTCTGCCCTGGTCATGATGTTCCTTACTCTCGGCTTCAAATCCGATCTTGAGGGTGCCTCTAATATATCTAGCTGCACTGGAAGTTGTCAGGTTGCCGTCGACCAGATGTGGCGTATCCTGGTCGGCTTCGGTGGCGTTCCCGCTTGCATTGCCCTTTATT ACCGTCTAACCATCCCTGAGACTCCTCGTTATACTTTTGATGTTGCCCgcgatgttgagaaggctgatgGGGATGTTAAGGCCTATATGAGTGGCAGGCATGAGGGTGAGACTGACGAAGTCGCTCGTGCTCAGGTCCATCAGGGTGCTCGCGAGAACCTTCAGGTGCCTCAGGCCGGCTGGCGCGACTTCTTCCACCACTACGGCAAGCTTAAGAActtcttgcttctgcttGGAACTGCTGGCTCATGGTTCTGCCTTGATGTGGCTTTTTACGGTCTCAGTCTGAACAATGGCACTATTCTTACAGTTATTGGCTACTCGACTAAGAATGCCCATAACGTGTATGAGTACCTTTATAATACTGCCGTTGGTAATATTATTATTGTCCTTGCTGGAGCTGTTCCGGGTTATTGGGTGTCTGTTGCTACTATCGACACTCTTGGCCGTAAACCTATTCAGCTTGGCGGCTTTATCATCCTTACTATTCTTTTTATT GTCATGGGTTTTGACTATAATCATATTTCCTCCAGTGGTCTACTTGCTATTTATGTACTTGCGCAGTTCTTTTTTAACTTTG GTCCAAATACTACCACCTTTGTTGTCCCCGGTGAAGTCTTTCCCACACGCTATCGATCTACTTCTCACGGCATCTCTGCCGCATCTGGCAAAATTGGATCGATTATTGGGCAGGGAGCCATCTCGACCCTTCGTACCCACGGTGCTACTAAGAATGATGAGGCTCCCTGGATGAACCATGTTCTTGAGATCTATGCTCTTTTCATGCTCATCGGCTGTTTTACTACTCTCCTTATTCCAGAGACCGCTCGCAAGACTCTTGAGGAGCTCAGCGGCGAGGATGATTACGCCAATCGTCATGAGAGCGTTGAGAACGAATCTCACAACGGACCGCCTGAGAGGTCTAGCATTTAA